Genomic window (Cystobacter fuscus DSM 2262):
GAGGGCTTCTTGGTGTCGGATGATGGGGAGCCAGGGGGGCCGGTCGGTCCACCCGACGAGTTCCATAGCCACTGCTGACTCATCCCGAGAGCGGGAGGGGACTGCCTCCCGCTACTCCGGGTGACTCACACCCTCAGTTCGCCACGATCTCGGGAGGCAATTCGACGCCCTCGACGATCGGTGCGCTCTGCCGCTTCACTTCATCCTCGTACGCGACGAGGACAAGCGCTCGCAGCTTCTCGATGTCGCTCGCGGCGTTGAAGTACACGCGGCTCTTGCCCAGGCTGTCAGGCGTCGCCTCGACCTCGAAACCCTTCGCCAACAACAGGGCCTGCTCCATGGGGACTCGGGTCACCAGGGACTTCTTCTTGCCGTTGGAGAAGACGCGCAAAAACCAGGACGTCACCTTGCCCAGGTTGATTCCGAAGTAGCTCGCGGAATCCTTGTAGGCAACGGTCTGCTTGACGGCCGACTCCGCGCAGATGCGCTGGACACTCCGGAAAATTTCCAGCTCGAACTCGGTGGTGTCGATCTGTGCGCCGGCGGAAGGCTCAGTGCCAGCCGCGGCCGCCTGGAGCGACTCAGCGATAGAAGGCGGAGCAGGTGGGGGGACCACGGGCGCCGGCTGGACGTTGGGCTGAGCAATCTCCTGCTGGATCGACTTTGTCATCATGTCGAGCAAGGTTGTCTGGATGGACTTCTTGACGATGGGGACGAAGCGCTCCACGACGTTCTTCGTCACGCGTCCCGAAACGAGTTCGACTTCAGCAAGCAGGAAACGGACGAAGCTCTCCGACGGATTCCGCAACAACTCGTTGATGAGGGTCGTCACCTTGCCGACGAAGATGATCTCCTCCGCGTGTCCCTGGATGGACTCGGAGTTGAAGAACTCCTTCGTGAAGGGGCGCAGCAACTCGACGTCCCTGTCGGTGAACGAGAGGATGTTGAACTCCATGAAGGGAGACGCATCCATCACGTTCGGCGCTTGCAGGTCCGTGAAGAACCGATAGCGAATACCGTTCGTCACGATGGCGATGCGCACCGTGGGAGTGGCATTGAAGTAGCGCGCGAGCTGTCCATCGTGATCCTCGGGCGCCACGTCCGCGGCCTTGCACTCGATGAAGAGAGCGGGGCGGCCTCGGAGATGGAGCGCGTAATCGACTTTCTCGAGCACTCCACCGCGCTTCTTGGCGAAGTCCGCCACGTACTCTGGCTGAGTCTCCGTGGGATCGTAGATGTCGTAACCGAGTGCTTGAAGGAACGGCAGGATGAGCGCCTGTTTCGTGGCCTCTTCTCCCTTGATGAACGCCTGCCGCTTCTTCACCTGCTCCGAAAGCTGCCGCAAATCTTCATTGAAGCCCATTTGTTCTCCCCCCTCACGTACGGGCCGAGGTTCCAGTGTGCCAATGCGCGAAAGCGTACCGCATCGCTCGTTAAGACCCAAAGCGGGCGGAATTCCTTCGTGGCGCTGGCGCAAGCACCCTCGGAACCCCACAGGATCGTTGGTTCACCACGGTATTTCGTGTGTGGAGCGGCGACCGCTCACGAGACCGCGAAGGTGCTGGGGGCGGTGCTTCGCGCGCGGCTCCGGGGGCGCTCAAGCGGAACCGGCGCAAGCGGAGATGGGCTGCATCTGCTGCCTGGGAAGATGGAGCGTGAAGGTGGTGCCCAGGCCGGACTGGGAGCAGACCTGGATGTTCCCGCCGTGCGCCCGGATGATCTGGTCCACGATGAAGAGCCCCAGCCCCACCGAGTTGCGTCCATCGCCGCGTCCCCGGCGGAACGGCTCGAAGATGAAGGGGAGCAGTTCCTCGGGAATGGGCGGGCCGTCGTTGTGGACCTCGATGTAAGACTCGGTATGCCGTGTCCCGACCCGGAGCGAGACGGGCGTGTCCGGGTGGCCATACTGGACCGCGTTGCCGACGAGGTTGGTCAGCGCCTCCGCCAGCCGGTGCGGGTCCCACATGCCGCTCGCCGGCTCGGTGATGATCTCGATCCGCCGCTGGGGAAAGGCGCTCCTCGTTTCATCGACCACCGTGCGGGCGAGTTCATCCATCCTCGTGGAGACAATGTCCAACCGCAGTCCTCCCATCTGCCGGAGGCGGGTGTACTCGAGCACCTCGTCCACCAGGTAGCGAGCGCGTGACACGCTGGAGAGGATTCGCCGCACGTTGGTGTGGTCCCGCTCCGCGAGTCCGTCTCGCCGCAGGAGTGACTGGGCCGCCAGGGAGATGGCCCCCAGTGGGTTCTTCAGGTCATGCGCGAGAATGGGCATGAGCCGCGTGAGCATGGGGTCCTCGCCGCTACCGGGCGTCTCCGACGGAGGGGCCTCTCGGGACTGGAGTCGCACCACCTGTTGCCAGCACTCGGAGTGGGCGAGGGCGGCGGAAGCGGCTTCGGCCAGCACGTCCAGCAGGAACATCTCCCGCTCGGTCGCCGCGTGCTCGTTCGCCCAATAGACGCCCAGCGAGCCGACGGGCGCTTCGTGGCCCAGGGGCAGGATGGCGAGGCTCCTGACGAAGGTGGGACGGTAGGCCGCGTGGGGAATGCGGGAGTCGGCGTAGATGTCCCGGATCGCCACGGGCTGATGGTGGTGGATCGCCCATCCGGAGATGCACTCCGAGGCCGGAAAGCGCCGTCCCCGCCAGAGGCAGGAGGGAGACTCCTCCTCGGCGTAATAGACGTTCTCGCCCTCGCTCAGCACGAAGGTCGCGCCGTCGGCGGCCGAGAGCCGCTTCGCCATCGCGCACGTGCGCTGGGCGACTTCACGAAACTCCCGGACCCTGGCGAGCAGTTGGGTCGCTTCGAGGAGGGAGAGCACGTCCTCCAGCGTGGCGCCCGCCCGCTCGGCTTGTGCTCTCAAATCCATACACACACCAGTTCACGCCGATGCCGTGTCGCCAAGCTGCTTCCTCCTCATGGCTTCACATCCTGGTCAAGGTGGGAAACAGCACGACGGCCCTCAACCCTGCGCGCGGAACCACGAAAGTGCGAGGGGGGTGGGTGACTGCCCGGTGGGCTGGCGATGAGTCATGGAGAGGGCCTTGCCGAGTGAGCGCCTCACTCCGAGCTCACCTCCACTCCGCCTCCGCCCACCCGCCAGCACTCGTTGGTGCACCTCCGGGCGAAGTGCGCGTCATGCGACACCAGGACCAGGGCGCCGGGGTAGTCCCGCAGGGCGTCTTCCAGGCGCTCCAGTGAGGGCAGATCCAGGTGATTGGAAGGCTCATCGAGCACGAGCGCCCAGGCATGTTGGCCCAGGCCCTGGGCGATGAGCAGCTTGCGCGTCTCCCCCGGCGACGGCTGTTCCGAGGCGAGCAGGTGCGAGGGATCCACCCCGAGCGCGGCGACGAGTGACAACACGCGTCCCTTCTCGTCGGGGGGCAGCTCGCGCACCGCGTCGAGCGCCCCTCGGGCCTCCTCCGCGCTCACGTCCTGGGGCAGGTACAGCACGCGCTCGCGGGGTACCCGGGCATGTTCGAGCAGGGCCCTCAACAGGGTGCTCTTGCCCGCGCCGTTGGGGCCCTCGATGCGGATGCGCGCCTCGCGGGAGATGTCGAGCCGCAGCGGACCGAACAGCTCGACCTCCCCCGCGCGCAGGCCGGGCAGGTCGAGGCTGAACAGGAGCGGGTGGGGCGGGCGGACGTAGTCCACGAAGACGGAGCGGCCGAGGGTCTTCTCCACCTCGATCGACTCGACGGCGGAGGCGGCGCGCTCGACCTCGCGGCGGGTGGTGGTCACGCGCCGGCCGAGCCGCTCATCCGCCCAGTTCGCGAGGTTCTTGGCCCCCAGGGTGCGCGCGTCGCTGTCGTACTTGTTCCGCATGCGGCTGCCCGCGTTGCGCGCGGCGGAGGCGGACTCCTGCTCCCGGCGTGTCTGCACGAGCCGCTGCT
Coding sequences:
- a CDS encoding type I restriction endonuclease, producing the protein MGFNEDLRQLSEQVKKRQAFIKGEEATKQALILPFLQALGYDIYDPTETQPEYVADFAKKRGGVLEKVDYALHLRGRPALFIECKAADVAPEDHDGQLARYFNATPTVRIAIVTNGIRYRFFTDLQAPNVMDASPFMEFNILSFTDRDVELLRPFTKEFFNSESIQGHAEEIIFVGKVTTLINELLRNPSESFVRFLLAEVELVSGRVTKNVVERFVPIVKKSIQTTLLDMMTKSIQQEIAQPNVQPAPVVPPPAPPSIAESLQAAAAGTEPSAGAQIDTTEFELEIFRSVQRICAESAVKQTVAYKDSASYFGINLGKVTSWFLRVFSNGKKKSLVTRVPMEQALLLAKGFEVEATPDSLGKSRVYFNAASDIEKLRALVLVAYEDEVKRQSAPIVEGVELPPEIVAN
- a CDS encoding sensor histidine kinase; translated protein: MDLRAQAERAGATLEDVLSLLEATQLLARVREFREVAQRTCAMAKRLSAADGATFVLSEGENVYYAEEESPSCLWRGRRFPASECISGWAIHHHQPVAIRDIYADSRIPHAAYRPTFVRSLAILPLGHEAPVGSLGVYWANEHAATEREMFLLDVLAEAASAALAHSECWQQVVRLQSREAPPSETPGSGEDPMLTRLMPILAHDLKNPLGAISLAAQSLLRRDGLAERDHTNVRRILSSVSRARYLVDEVLEYTRLRQMGGLRLDIVSTRMDELARTVVDETRSAFPQRRIEIITEPASGMWDPHRLAEALTNLVGNAVQYGHPDTPVSLRVGTRHTESYIEVHNDGPPIPEELLPFIFEPFRRGRGDGRNSVGLGLFIVDQIIRAHGGNIQVCSQSGLGTTFTLHLPRQQMQPISACAGSA
- a CDS encoding ATP-binding cassette domain-containing protein translates to MSSIRAHRVSFAFSDAVSLFSDVEFHLASGWTGLVGANGAGKSTLLRLLSGELRPTDGHLQFEPPSALVQLCPQQVEALTPDITALAEAADSRARRLIGQLALDPWSLERWATLSPGERKRWQIGAALAREPDVLLLDEPTNHLDAEARKWLLAALRRFRGVGVLVSHDREVLEELTTSTLRVHAGTVRLWPGAYPVAREAWEAELESRRTTRQHAQEEHRRLQQRLVQTRREQESASAARNAGSRMRNKYDSDARTLGAKNLANWADERLGRRVTTTRREVERAASAVESIEVEKTLGRSVFVDYVRPPHPLLFSLDLPGLRAGEVELFGPLRLDISREARIRIEGPNGAGKSTLLRALLEHARVPRERVLYLPQDVSAEEARGALDAVRELPPDEKGRVLSLVAALGVDPSHLLASEQPSPGETRKLLIAQGLGQHAWALVLDEPSNHLDLPSLERLEDALRDYPGALVLVSHDAHFARRCTNECWRVGGGGVEVSSE